The Microscilla marina ATCC 23134 genome window below encodes:
- a CDS encoding adenylate/guanylate cyclase domain-containing protein, with the protein MMYNKIRSIFILIFLCSTLLTQAQHTAKGLEKLLKGLNQAPDQSTRAVVLHRLGLWYERDKNYEKEIQYLEDAYNIERKQGNTSREVTNLEHLAYAYQQLGLYNDAIDRLEHLLTLYKQQDKQEAIVQTHYDLVKLHKLNHAYKKAIQHNKVLIKLYTPAHHQEALVKVYADLGFLHQQTGKAEQAVQYYVQASKLNLGMAGKTNRQADLLMNIGFIHHRALNAPTKAQDYYTRALYLKQKTSDVISQAMLYNELAQVEYDKNNKKPAERYTKKALALTQQSSKVTRYSVQAKSYQLLAKLHAKDKNHSTSTVYYAQYLLVQQVLDSLVRVKHKAQQKQLKKIQYNQRKTKSRLLTKERRRSRLQDLILKQENEINALKIKEKEVSLLKKERALNNEKVKNATLEKDKIQQLLVLEAQKRLTAQQKAVAERQKMITEKQTLENEKKQQAIEAIEREKKLQKHKLEASQKTQALQQKELEHEKAQGRLKDYLFVLFGAVIVLVLMGLVSTVRSRKKLQVKNTLLHDANNEIKEQQEEILVQNEELHHRNEEIEAQRDAIEVEKNKSDRLLLNILPYATAQELKEKGNATPQHYPKVSVLFTDFKGFTKLAEKLTPTEVIAELNYCFSAFDDICQKYNIEKIKTIGDAYMAAGGIPVANDTNPIDTIKAGLEMQTFMAQWKTNKEAQGLPVWELRLGIHTGEVVAGVVGKNKFAYDVWGDTVNLAARMESSGAPGMVNISGHTYQLIKDQFETTYRGKIKAKNKGEVDMYFVKATQ; encoded by the coding sequence ATGATGTATAATAAAATCAGGTCAATATTTATACTTATCTTCTTATGCTCTACCTTGCTGACACAAGCACAACACACTGCCAAAGGGCTAGAGAAGCTACTCAAGGGGCTGAACCAGGCACCTGACCAATCAACAAGAGCAGTAGTGCTCCATCGGTTGGGCTTGTGGTACGAAAGAGATAAAAACTATGAGAAGGAGATTCAATACCTTGAGGATGCTTATAATATAGAGCGTAAACAAGGCAACACTTCCAGAGAAGTTACCAATCTGGAGCATTTGGCATATGCTTACCAACAATTGGGGCTATACAATGATGCCATTGACCGTTTGGAGCACTTGCTTACACTATATAAGCAACAAGACAAACAAGAAGCCATTGTTCAGACTCACTACGACTTGGTAAAACTGCACAAGCTCAACCATGCCTATAAAAAGGCCATTCAACATAATAAGGTATTGATAAAGCTATATACTCCAGCCCACCATCAAGAGGCCTTGGTAAAGGTATATGCCGATTTAGGCTTTTTGCATCAGCAAACCGGCAAGGCTGAACAAGCAGTGCAATACTATGTACAAGCCAGTAAGCTTAATCTCGGAATGGCAGGCAAAACCAACCGCCAGGCAGACTTACTCATGAACATAGGCTTCATACATCATAGAGCACTTAATGCCCCTACAAAGGCACAAGACTATTATACCAGGGCGTTGTATTTAAAACAAAAAACCAGTGATGTCATATCACAGGCAATGTTATATAATGAGCTTGCCCAGGTGGAGTATGACAAAAACAACAAAAAACCAGCTGAACGATACACAAAAAAAGCGCTTGCACTTACGCAACAAAGTAGTAAGGTTACCCGATACAGTGTGCAGGCCAAAAGCTATCAATTGCTGGCAAAACTACATGCCAAAGACAAAAACCATTCAACTTCTACGGTTTATTACGCCCAATATTTATTGGTGCAGCAGGTGTTAGACTCATTGGTAAGGGTAAAGCATAAAGCACAACAAAAACAGCTAAAAAAAATACAATACAATCAACGTAAAACAAAATCACGCTTGCTTACCAAAGAAAGACGAAGGAGCCGTTTGCAGGATTTGATTTTGAAGCAAGAAAATGAAATAAATGCGCTCAAAATCAAAGAAAAGGAGGTCTCATTGCTCAAAAAAGAACGTGCCCTAAACAACGAAAAAGTAAAAAATGCTACATTAGAAAAAGACAAAATACAGCAATTGCTGGTACTAGAAGCACAAAAAAGGTTGACTGCCCAACAAAAAGCAGTTGCCGAAAGGCAGAAAATGATCACCGAAAAACAAACGCTAGAAAATGAGAAAAAACAGCAAGCAATTGAGGCTATAGAAAGAGAAAAAAAGCTTCAGAAGCACAAACTTGAAGCTTCGCAAAAAACGCAGGCATTGCAGCAAAAAGAGTTGGAACATGAAAAAGCACAAGGCAGGCTCAAAGATTACTTATTTGTGCTTTTTGGGGCAGTGATTGTACTTGTATTGATGGGGCTGGTGTCTACGGTACGCTCCCGCAAAAAACTCCAGGTAAAAAATACCTTGCTGCATGATGCCAACAATGAAATAAAAGAACAACAAGAAGAGATATTGGTGCAAAATGAAGAGTTGCATCATCGCAATGAGGAAATAGAAGCCCAACGCGATGCCATTGAAGTAGAAAAAAACAAGTCTGACCGTTTGCTGCTCAATATTTTGCCCTATGCCACTGCCCAAGAACTCAAAGAGAAGGGCAATGCTACTCCTCAACACTACCCTAAAGTAAGTGTACTCTTTACCGACTTTAAAGGGTTTACCAAACTTGCCGAAAAACTTACCCCTACTGAAGTAATTGCCGAACTCAACTATTGCTTTAGTGCTTTTGATGATATTTGCCAAAAATATAACATCGAAAAAATAAAAACCATAGGCGATGCTTACATGGCCGCAGGAGGCATACCAGTGGCTAATGATACTAACCCAATAGATACTATAAAAGCCGGGCTGGAAATGCAAACGTTTATGGCACAATGGAAAACAAACAAAGAAGCACAAGGTTTGCCTGTATGGGAGCTACGTCTGGGCATTCACACTGGCGAGGTAGTGGCTGGGGTAGTAGGCAAGAATAAGTTTGCTTATGATGTATGGGGTGATACCGTAAACCTTGCTGCTCGTATGGAGAGTTCAGGAGCACCTGGTATGGTTAACATTTCTGGGCATACCTACCAATTAATCAAAGATCAATTTGAAACTACCTACCGGGGTAAAATCAAAGCCAAAAACAAAGGCGAAGTAGACATGTACTTTGTAAAGGCAACCCAATAG
- the mog gene encoding molybdopterin adenylyltransferase codes for MATNIKIGVINVSDRASKGIYEDIPGKAVVSTLNEYLVSEWTPVYQVIPDEQDQLEAAFKKMADSEGCCLIVTTGGTGPAKRDVTPEATEAVCQKMMPGFGELMRQESLKYVPTAILSRQTAGIRNRTLIVNLPGKPKAIRECLDAVFPAIPYCIDLIEGPYLECNPEVVKVFRPKSS; via the coding sequence ATGGCAACAAATATTAAAATAGGCGTCATCAATGTGTCAGATAGAGCCAGCAAGGGAATTTATGAAGACATTCCGGGCAAGGCAGTAGTAAGTACTCTCAACGAGTACCTGGTGTCGGAGTGGACGCCTGTGTACCAGGTTATTCCTGATGAACAGGATCAGCTAGAGGCCGCCTTCAAAAAGATGGCAGATAGTGAGGGGTGTTGTTTGATTGTGACTACAGGGGGAACTGGACCCGCCAAACGCGATGTGACTCCGGAAGCCACCGAAGCCGTGTGTCAGAAAATGATGCCAGGTTTTGGAGAGTTGATGCGACAGGAAAGTCTGAAGTATGTGCCTACGGCTATTTTGTCACGCCAAACTGCGGGTATACGCAACCGTACATTGATTGTAAACCTACCAGGCAAACCCAAGGCTATTCGGGAGTGTTTAGACGCCGTTTTTCCGGCAATTCCTTATTGTATAGATTTGATAGAAGGCCCTTATCTAGAGTGCAACCCAGAGGTAGTCAAGGTTTTCAGACCCAAGTCTTCTTAA
- the lysA gene encoding diaminopimelate decarboxylase, translating to MELVDGRYQIQGVDVLDICQKFDTPLYVYDAEKMATKLNMLKDAFKGLNLKIKYAAKALTNVSVLKFLRTQGVGLDVVSIQEAHLGLKTGFKPEEILFTPNCVSLEEIKMAVELGLVINIDNISILEQFGHAYGDSVPCCIRINPHLMAGGNANISVGHIDSKFGVSILQARHLLRVIKTNNIKVTGLHMHTGSDILDAEVFLRGADILFDLAQDLPDLEFVDFGSGFRVAYKEGDVTTDIVDLGKKLTVRFKEFCKDYGRELEIWFEPGKFLVSEAGHFLMKTNVIKTTPATVFVGVDSGFNHLIRPMMYDSHHTIFNVSNPNSETTRVYTVVGYICETDTFGWDRKLNEVREGDIIALKNAGAYGFSMASNYNSRFRPAEVLVHNGKAHLIRKRETMDDILRNQVMLDFEAEKAEA from the coding sequence ATGGAATTAGTTGATGGACGTTACCAGATTCAAGGGGTAGATGTGTTAGACATTTGTCAAAAGTTTGACACCCCATTGTATGTGTATGATGCAGAAAAGATGGCTACCAAGCTCAATATGCTAAAAGATGCCTTTAAGGGATTAAACCTGAAGATAAAATACGCTGCCAAAGCACTTACGAATGTCTCGGTACTTAAGTTTTTGCGTACTCAGGGGGTGGGTTTAGATGTAGTATCTATTCAGGAAGCCCATCTTGGACTCAAGACAGGGTTTAAGCCTGAAGAAATATTGTTTACTCCCAACTGTGTTTCATTGGAAGAAATAAAGATGGCGGTAGAGCTTGGCTTGGTCATTAATATTGATAATATTTCTATACTTGAGCAGTTTGGCCATGCTTACGGCGATTCTGTGCCTTGCTGTATTAGAATAAACCCTCACCTAATGGCAGGTGGTAACGCCAATATTTCGGTAGGGCACATAGACTCTAAGTTTGGTGTATCTATATTACAAGCCCGTCATTTGCTCAGGGTAATCAAAACCAATAATATCAAAGTAACCGGGCTACACATGCACACTGGGTCTGACATACTGGATGCAGAGGTGTTTTTGCGGGGAGCAGATATTTTGTTTGACCTGGCGCAAGACTTACCCGATCTTGAGTTTGTAGATTTTGGCAGTGGATTCAGAGTAGCTTACAAAGAAGGCGACGTAACTACTGATATTGTCGACTTGGGCAAAAAGCTTACCGTGAGGTTCAAAGAATTTTGCAAAGACTATGGGCGTGAGCTAGAGATTTGGTTTGAGCCAGGCAAGTTTTTAGTAAGCGAAGCCGGGCACTTTTTGATGAAGACCAATGTAATAAAAACTACTCCGGCTACTGTGTTTGTAGGGGTAGACTCTGGGTTCAACCATTTGATTCGCCCTATGATGTACGACTCTCATCATACGATATTCAACGTGTCGAACCCTAACAGCGAAACTACCCGTGTGTATACAGTAGTGGGTTATATTTGCGAAACCGATACTTTTGGTTGGGATCGTAAGCTCAATGAAGTGCGCGAAGGTGATATTATCGCTCTCAAAAACGCAGGAGCGTATGGTTTTAGCATGGCATCTAACTACAACTCACGTTTTCGCCCTGCTGAGGTGTTGGTACATAATGGCAAAGCCCACCTGATACGTAAGCGCGAGACAATGGATGATATTTTGAGAAACCAAGTCATGCTTGATTTTGAAGCAGAAAAAGCGGAGGCTTAA
- a CDS encoding 1-(5-phosphoribosyl)-5-[(5-phosphoribosylamino)methylideneamino]imidazole-4-carboxamide isomerase has translation MIKIVPSIAILGGKVVRTIKGDIDQVQVYDTNPLDLALEFENNGIKHLHLVDLDGAKARQIVNYNILEMLASYTQLEIDYTGGITRDDDIRTAFECGAKHVTAATVAVHEREKFLSWVITYGGNKVILAADALDGVVLTKGWRKNTGIDLVEHIKSYHERGVRFVKTTEIGRNGTLEGPNFDTYKKLRTEFPELQILASGGIRSIEDIEQLDALGVAGVIIGKSYYDGQIKLKDLQKFIGVAEQEA, from the coding sequence ATGATAAAAATAGTTCCCTCTATAGCCATTCTCGGTGGTAAAGTTGTCCGCACAATTAAAGGCGATATCGACCAAGTGCAAGTATACGACACCAACCCACTGGATTTGGCTTTAGAATTTGAAAACAATGGCATCAAGCATCTGCATCTTGTAGACCTTGATGGAGCCAAGGCACGCCAAATTGTGAATTACAACATTTTGGAGATGCTGGCAAGTTATACGCAGTTAGAAATTGACTATACAGGTGGTATCACCCGTGACGATGACATAAGAACTGCGTTTGAGTGTGGCGCCAAGCACGTAACTGCTGCCACAGTAGCTGTACACGAGCGAGAGAAGTTTCTTTCTTGGGTAATCACTTATGGAGGCAACAAGGTAATATTGGCTGCCGATGCACTAGACGGTGTAGTACTCACCAAAGGGTGGAGAAAGAACACTGGGATAGATTTGGTAGAACATATCAAAAGCTACCACGAAAGAGGTGTAAGGTTTGTAAAAACGACTGAGATAGGTCGCAACGGAACGCTTGAAGGTCCTAACTTTGATACGTACAAAAAGCTACGCACTGAGTTTCCAGAACTACAGATACTTGCCAGTGGCGGTATTCGCTCGATAGAGGACATAGAGCAGCTTGACGCGCTGGGTGTAGCCGGAGTAATTATTGGTAAGTCTTACTATGATGGACAAATCAAGTTAAAAGATTTACAGAAGTTTATTGGGGTAGCAGAACAAGAAGCATAG
- the dcd gene encoding dCTP deaminase — MILSGKEIQRNLGTKIHIDPFDENRLNPNSYNLRLSDELMVYEDSELDMKKPHKTKNLKIPEEGFLMETGKLYLGKTVEHTQTDYFVPMLEGRSSVGRLGLFVHVTAGFGDVGFSGYWTLEMFCIHPVRIYAGVEICQIYFHSVEGAYELYLKSGKYQNNTGIQPSLLYKDFEKKGLK; from the coding sequence ATGATTCTTTCAGGAAAGGAAATTCAACGAAATTTAGGCACTAAAATACATATTGATCCCTTCGATGAAAATCGTTTAAATCCTAATAGTTATAACTTGCGCTTGTCTGACGAACTAATGGTATACGAAGACAGCGAATTGGACATGAAAAAACCTCACAAAACCAAAAATCTGAAGATTCCGGAAGAAGGTTTTTTGATGGAAACTGGCAAGCTATACTTAGGCAAAACTGTTGAACATACTCAAACCGATTATTTCGTACCTATGTTAGAGGGGCGCTCTTCGGTAGGACGTTTGGGGTTATTTGTGCACGTAACGGCAGGTTTTGGCGATGTAGGTTTTAGTGGATACTGGACTTTAGAAATGTTTTGTATTCATCCAGTACGTATTTATGCCGGAGTAGAAATTTGCCAAATATATTTTCACTCAGTAGAAGGAGCCTATGAGCTTTATCTTAAGAGTGGCAAGTATCAAAACAACACTGGTATACAACCAAGTTTGCTATACAAAGATTTTGAGAAAAAGGGTTTAAAATAA
- the carB gene encoding carbamoyl-phosphate synthase large subunit, with amino-acid sequence MPKNTNIKSVLIIGSGPIVIGQACEFDYSGSQAARSLKEEGIEVTLINSNPATIMTDPSIADHIYLKPLNKKSIIEILEAHDIDAVLPTMGGQTALNLCIDCQKAGVWEKFNVEIIGVDINAVETTEDRERFRLRMHELGANVCKGKTATSFLKGKEIAQDVGFPLVIRPSYTLGGYGGGFVHSEEEFNKALTRGLTASPIHEVLIEQSILGWKEFELELLRDSAGNVIIICSIENVDPMGIHTGDSITVAPAMTLSDKHYQAMRNLAIKTMNGIGQFAGGCNIQFAVNPENDDIIVIEINPRVSRSSALASKATGYPIAKIAAKLAIGYNLDELKNQVTKTTSAYFEPTIDYVIVKIPRWNFEKFQGADTKLGLQMKAVGEAMGIGRNFQEALQKACQSLENRRNGLGADGKELTNQQEVLDSLENPSGDRIFHIKDAFTMGISFRTIKKLTKMDDWFLYQIEELAKLDKVIQKYTLDNVPAKLIQEAKQKGYADRQIAHLLGCLESEVFHKRAEMGVRRVYKQVDTCAAEFEAKTPYYYSTFGTSLDASFEGGDADDTFDSVNESEVTPAKKKIIILGSGPNRIGQGIEFDYCCVHGVLAVKEAGYEAIMINCNPETVSTDFDIADKLYFEPVFWEHIYDIILHEKPEGVIVQLGGQTALKLAEKLDRYNIPIIGTSYKALDLAEDRGSFSTLLKENDIPYPEFGSVSTTEGALELSKKLDFPLLVRPSYVLGGNKMKIVINEQELEEHVVDVLNYFPDNQILLDHFLDQAIEAEADAICDGENVYIIGIMEHIEPAGIHSGDSHAVLPPFSLSPLLMEKIAQYTKKIALALDTVGLINIQFAIKGNDVYVIEANPRASRTVPFICKAYKTPYINYATKIMLGDKKLADFDLDKSATSWFVPVGQGYAIKIPVFSFNKFPNVNKELGPEMKSTGEAIYFIKDLQDEEFEKVYSERNLFLSR; translated from the coding sequence ATGCCCAAAAATACCAATATTAAATCTGTATTGATCATAGGTTCAGGACCTATTGTGATCGGTCAGGCTTGCGAATTTGACTACTCTGGCTCTCAGGCTGCCCGGTCTCTCAAAGAAGAAGGCATAGAGGTTACTCTTATCAACTCTAATCCGGCAACGATTATGACTGATCCGAGTATTGCGGATCATATATATCTTAAACCGCTTAATAAAAAGTCTATCATTGAGATTCTCGAAGCACACGACATAGATGCTGTATTGCCTACAATGGGTGGACAAACAGCCTTAAACCTGTGCATTGACTGCCAAAAAGCAGGCGTTTGGGAGAAGTTCAATGTAGAGATTATTGGGGTAGATATAAACGCAGTAGAAACTACCGAAGACCGAGAGCGGTTTCGTTTGCGTATGCACGAGCTTGGCGCCAATGTGTGTAAAGGTAAAACCGCAACTTCTTTTCTGAAAGGAAAAGAAATTGCCCAGGATGTAGGCTTTCCCTTGGTGATTCGTCCTTCATATACACTGGGTGGTTACGGGGGAGGTTTTGTCCACTCCGAAGAAGAGTTTAATAAGGCGCTTACCCGTGGTTTAACAGCATCGCCTATTCATGAGGTGTTGATTGAACAAAGTATTTTGGGTTGGAAAGAGTTTGAGTTGGAACTGCTCCGCGATAGTGCAGGTAACGTGATCATTATTTGCTCTATTGAGAATGTAGACCCTATGGGTATCCATACCGGGGACTCTATCACTGTAGCACCCGCTATGACGCTGTCTGACAAACACTATCAGGCAATGCGTAACCTGGCAATTAAAACAATGAATGGTATTGGGCAATTTGCCGGAGGCTGTAACATTCAGTTTGCTGTAAACCCCGAAAATGACGATATCATAGTGATTGAGATCAACCCAAGGGTTTCGCGTTCGTCGGCGTTGGCTTCTAAAGCCACTGGGTACCCTATTGCCAAGATCGCGGCTAAGCTTGCCATTGGCTACAACCTCGATGAGTTGAAAAACCAGGTAACCAAGACTACTTCGGCTTATTTTGAGCCTACCATTGATTATGTAATTGTAAAAATACCACGCTGGAACTTTGAGAAGTTTCAGGGAGCCGATACCAAACTTGGGCTGCAAATGAAGGCAGTAGGTGAGGCTATGGGCATTGGGCGTAACTTTCAGGAGGCATTGCAAAAGGCTTGTCAATCGTTGGAAAACCGACGCAATGGGCTGGGAGCTGACGGCAAGGAGCTGACCAACCAGCAAGAGGTGTTAGATAGCCTTGAAAACCCCAGCGGTGACCGCATCTTCCATATCAAAGACGCCTTTACTATGGGGATTAGCTTCCGTACTATTAAGAAGCTGACCAAAATGGATGATTGGTTTTTGTATCAGATAGAAGAGCTGGCAAAGCTGGATAAAGTCATCCAAAAATATACCTTGGACAATGTACCTGCCAAACTTATACAAGAAGCCAAGCAAAAAGGCTATGCCGATCGTCAGATTGCCCACTTGTTGGGTTGCCTGGAAAGCGAAGTATTCCATAAACGTGCAGAAATGGGGGTTCGCAGGGTATACAAACAAGTAGATACTTGTGCAGCTGAGTTTGAGGCAAAAACCCCTTATTACTACTCTACTTTTGGTACATCACTCGATGCCTCGTTTGAGGGCGGAGATGCTGACGATACTTTTGACAGTGTAAATGAGTCGGAGGTAACTCCAGCCAAAAAGAAAATCATTATTTTGGGCTCAGGCCCTAACCGCATTGGTCAAGGCATTGAGTTTGACTATTGCTGTGTGCACGGGGTACTTGCCGTAAAAGAGGCGGGTTATGAAGCCATCATGATCAACTGTAACCCCGAAACAGTGTCTACAGATTTTGACATTGCCGATAAGTTGTATTTTGAGCCGGTGTTCTGGGAACATATTTATGACATTATTCTGCACGAAAAACCAGAAGGAGTTATTGTTCAGCTAGGGGGGCAAACAGCACTTAAACTTGCCGAAAAACTAGACCGTTACAATATTCCTATCATTGGTACTTCTTATAAGGCACTCGACCTTGCCGAAGATCGTGGGAGTTTTTCTACCTTGCTCAAAGAAAACGATATTCCTTACCCTGAGTTTGGCTCGGTGAGTACTACTGAGGGAGCCCTTGAGCTTTCTAAAAAGCTGGATTTCCCATTGTTGGTTCGCCCATCTTATGTGTTGGGGGGCAACAAGATGAAAATCGTAATTAACGAGCAAGAACTGGAAGAGCACGTAGTAGATGTGTTGAACTATTTCCCAGACAATCAGATTTTGTTAGATCATTTTCTTGATCAAGCAATTGAGGCAGAAGCTGACGCTATTTGTGACGGCGAAAATGTGTATATCATTGGTATTATGGAGCACATAGAGCCGGCTGGTATCCACTCAGGAGATTCGCACGCGGTACTGCCCCCATTTTCATTGAGCCCATTATTGATGGAAAAGATTGCGCAGTATACCAAAAAGATTGCGCTGGCGCTGGATACAGTAGGGCTTATCAATATTCAGTTTGCTATCAAAGGCAATGATGTGTATGTGATTGAGGCTAACCCAAGGGCATCGCGTACTGTACCATTTATTTGTAAGGCGTACAAAACTCCTTACATCAATTATGCAACTAAGATTATGCTGGGTGATAAGAAGTTGGCAGACTTTGATCTTGACAAATCGGCTACGTCGTGGTTTGTGCCCGTAGGACAAGGTTATGCCATCAAAATTCCGGTATTCTCGTTCAATAAGTTCCCAAATGTAAACAAGGAACTAGGTCCAGAGATGAAGTCTACCGGAGAAGCTATTTATTTTATCAAAGACCTTCAGGACGAAGAATTTGAAAAGGTATACAGCGAACGTAATTTGTTCTTGAGCAGGTAA